A window of the Brassica napus cultivar Da-Ae chromosome C5, Da-Ae, whole genome shotgun sequence genome harbors these coding sequences:
- the LOC106401220 gene encoding valine--tRNA ligase, mitochondrial 1-like produces the protein MSLLFLRRAKPLFTSPSQASVASPRLTNLLRRSFHGSRIMSEAEKKIVTEEELERKKKKDEKAREKELKKQKAAEKAKLAELKAKQAKDGTTAPKKSTKKSSKRDAIEENPADFVDPETPLGERKRLSSQMAKQYSPAAVEKSWYAWWESSDFFKADAKSSKPPFVIVLPPPNVTGALHIGHALTSAIEDTIIRWKRMSGYNALWVPGMDHAGIATQVVVEKKLMRERGLTRHDVGREEFINEVWKWKNQHGSTILTQLRRLGASLDWSRECFTMDEQRSKAVTEGFVRLYKEGLIYRDVRLVNWDCVLKTAVSDVEVEHIDIKEKTLLKVPGYEKPVEFGLLTSFAYPLEGGLGEVVVATTRVETMLGDTAIAIHPDDVRYTHLHGKFAVHPLNGRKLPIICDGILVDPNFGTGCVKITPAHDPNDCEVGKRHNLEFINILTDDGMINTNGGSDFTGMPRFAAREAVVEALKNKGLYRGAQNNEMRLGLCQRTGDVIEPMIKPQWYVNCSTIAKEALDVAITDENKKLEFIPKQYTAEWRRWLENIRDWCISRQLWWGHRIPAWYATLEEDERKEVGAYSDHWVVARTEEEARKEAAEKFSGKKFELTQDFDVLDTWFSSGLFPLSVLGWPDETDDFKAFYPTSVLETGHDILFFWVARMVMMGMKLGGDVPFSKVYLHPMIRDAHGRKMSKSLGNVIDPLEVINGVTLDGLHKKLEEGNLDPKELVVAKEGQVKDFPNGISECGADALRFALVSYTAQSDKINLDILRVVGYRQWCNKLWNAVRFAMMRLGDAYSPPLTLIPETMPFSCQWILSVLNKAISKTVDSLNAFEFSDAANTVYAWWQYQFCDVYIEAIKPYFAGDNPAFASERAHAQHALWVSLETGLRLLHPLMPFVTEELWQRLPSPKNSERKASIMICDYPSAIENWTNEKVETEMETVLASVKCLRALRAELLEKQKNERLPAFALCENNVTSEIVKSHELDIRTLANLSSLEVLLKGEHAAPSGSAVETVNENLKVYLKVDRAINTEAEQEKIRNKIDELQKQKEKLQKMMSVSGYEEKVPANIKEDNATKLAKILQEFDFFENESARLVAETETSGNQQTEQKK, from the exons ATGTCACTGCTCTTCCTCAGAAGAGCCAAGCCGTTATTTACATCTCCTTCTCAGGCCAGCGTCGCATCTCCGAGGCTTACAAATCTACTACGTCGTTCGTTTCACGGTTCGAGAATAATG TCCGAAGCAGAGAAGAAGATCGTTACAGAGGAGGAGcttgagagaaagaagaagaaggatgagAAG GCTAGAGAAaaggagttgaagaagcaaAAAGCTGCGGAGAAAGCAAAGCTTGCAGAACTCAAG GCAAAGCAGGCGAAAGATGGAACTACTGCCCCTAAAAAGAGCACAAAGAAGAGTTCCAAACGGGATGCAATCGAAGAGAATCCTGCGGATTTTGTGGACCCTGAAACTCCTCTTGGTGAGAGGAAAAGGCTCTCTTCACAGATGGCTAAACAGTACAGTCCTGCCGCCGTTGAGAAATC TTGGTATGCTTGGTGGGAGAGTTCTGACTTCTTTAAGGCGGATGCTAAGAGTTCCAAGCCACCGTTTGTTATT GTTCTTCCTCCTCCAAATGTGACTGGAGCCTTGCATATTGGCCATGCCCTGACATCTGCCATTGAG GATACGATTATTCGTTGGAAGAGAATGTCTGGTTATAATGCTCTGTGGGTGCCCGGGATGGACCATGCTGGTATAGCTACACAG GTTGTGGTTGAGAAAAAGCTCATGCGTGAAAGAGGATTGACTAGGCATGACGTTGGCCGTGAAGAATTCATAAATGAA GTGTGGAAGTGGAAGAACCAACATGGTAGCACGATTCTAACACAACTACGGCGTCTAGGAGCTTCTCTTGATTGGTCTCGTGAG TGTTTTACAATGGACGAGCAAAGATCAAAAGCTGTCACTGAGGGCTTTGTACGGTTATACAAGGAAGGGCTTATCTATAG GGATGTTCGACTTGTTAATTGGGACTGTGTTTTGAAAACAGCCGTATCTGACGTTGAG GTTGAGCATATCGATATCAAAGAAAAAACGCTATTAAAAGTTCCTGGCTATGAGAAGCCAGTAGAATTTGGTCTTCTTACTTCATTTGCTTACCCTCTGGAGGGAGGCTTGGGCGAGGTTGTCGTTGCCACTACTAGGGTGGAAACAATGCTTGGGGATACTGCCATTGCTATTCATCCTGATGATGTAAGATACACGCATCTTCATGGGAAATTCGCTGTGCACCCATTAAATGGACGGAAGTTACCAATTATCTGCGATGGAATACTCGTTGATCCAAACTTTGGTACTGGTTGTGTTAAG ATCACTCCAGCCCATGACCCCAATGATTGTGAGGTCGGAAAGCGTCACAATCTTGaatttataaacatattaaCGGATGATGGAATGATCAACACAAACGGCGGTTCTGACTTCACAGGGATGCCACGCTTTGCAGCGCGTGAGGCAGTTGTTGAAGCTCTGAAGAATAAG GGGCTCTACCGAGGTGCCCAAAACAATGAAATGAGGCTTGGACTTTGCCAAAGAACCGGTGATGTCATTGAGCCTATGATTAAGCCTCAATGGTACGTCAATTGCAGCACGATTGCAAAGGAGGCTCTCGATGTTGCCATCACTGATGAAAACAAGAAGCTCGAGTTTATACCAAAGCAGTACACGGCAGAGTGGAGAAG ATGGCTAGAGAACATACGTGACTGGTGTATTTCAAGACAGCTTTGGTGGGGCCACCGGATTCCAGCATGGTACGCAACACTAGAGGAAGATGAGCGCAAGGAGGTCGGTGCGTACAGTGACCATTGGGTTGTTGCAAGAACCGAGGAAGAAGCTCGAAAAGAGGCTGCTGAAAAGTTTTCTGGGAAGAAGTTTGAACTCACCCAAGATTTTGATGTGCTTGATACGTGGTTCTCTTCTGGGCTCTTTCCGTTATCTGTTCTGGGATGGCCTGATGAAACTGATGACTTCAAAGCCTTCTATCCGACATCTGTCCTAGAAACTGGGCATGATATTCTCTTTTTCTGGGTTGCTCGTATGGTTATGATGGGAATGAAACTAGGTGGTGACGTTCCATTCAGTAAG GTTTATTTGCATCCTATGATACGTGATGCACATGGGCGTAAGATGTCAAAATCTCTTGGAAACGTCATTGATCCGCTTGAAGTAATAAACGGGGTAACTCTTGATGGTCTTCACAAGAAATTAGAAGAGGGTAACTTGGATCCGAAAGAGCTGGTTGTTGCCAAAGAAGGACAAGTGAAGGACTTCCCAAATGGTATTTCCGAATGTGGTGCGGATGCTCTTCGGTTTGCACTCGTCTCTTACACTGCTCAG TCTGACAAAATAAACTTGGACATCCTCCGAGTGGTTGGTTACCGTCAATGGTGTAACAAGCTTTGGAACGCTGTCAGATTCGCGATGATGAGGCTTGGCGATGCTTATTCCCCTCCGCTGACTCTAATCCCCGAAACGATGCCATTCAGCTGCCAATGGATTCTCTCTGTACTAAATAAAGCAATATCAAAGACGGTGGATTCACTGAACGCATTTGAGTTCTCGGATGCAGCCAACACAGTATATGCATGGTGGCAATATCAGTTCTGTGATGTGTACATTGAAGCTATCAAGCCTTACTTTGCTGGTGACAATCCAGCGTTTGCTTCAGAGAGGGCTCATGCACAGCATGCTCTCTGGGTATCGTTGGAGACTGGCTTGAGACTGCTTCACCCTCTGATGCCTTTTGTTACTGAAGAGCTATGGCAACGTCTGCCTTCACCCAAAAACTCTGAAAGAAAAGCGTCTATCATGATATGTGATTACCCCTCTGCTATAGAG AATTGGACAAATGAAAAAGTGGAGACCGAAATGGAAACCGTTCTAGCGAGCGTGAAGTGCCTGAGAGCACTCCGTGCAGAGTTGCTAGAGAAACAGAAAAATGAAAG GTTACCGGCCTTTGCTCTGTGTGAAAACAACGTAACATCTGAAATTGTAAAATCTCACGAGTTAGATATTAGAACACTTGCAAATCTATCGTCGTTAGAG GTTCTGTTAAAAGGAGAACACGCAGCCCCATCTGGATCTGCAGTTGAGACAGTGAACGAGAACCTTAAGGTGTATCTCAAAGTGGACAGAGCCATTAACACAGAAGCTGAGCAAGAAAAGA